A stretch of DNA from Maridesulfovibrio sp.:
GTGCGGTTTTTCCAACGAACAGGCCCGTGAACTGTCTTTCCTCAGTCATGAGATCGGCCGCCAGATCGGGCTGCTTATAAACCGGCAGGGCCGTCCGGAAATGATCCTGATCGGTGATCCCGGTTCCATCTATATTCCTGAACTTCCCAGAGCTCGCCAGGCGGAAGGGCGGCTGAGGGGGCTTCGGCTCCTGCACACTCATATTTCAGGGGAAAATCTTTCCGAGGAAGACCTCATGGATATGGTCTTTCTGCGTCTGGACAGTGTGACCGTCCTTGCCGCAGAGCCCCATGGCGAACCTGATTTTGTTCAGTACGCATATCTTCTCCCTCCCGGAGCCGGCAGCAAACCGTATGAGCAGTTGCCCCCCGTTCGCTGGGACCGGTCCGACATGGACCTGCCCGCCCAGATCAAGGCGCTGGAAGACGAATTCCGCCGTGCGGACAGAACCCGCGATACAACCGACAAGCGTGAACGGGCCATAGTGGTCAGTGTCTCTCAGGACCCGAAACCGGTTCAGGAAAGGTCCCTTGATGAACTGGAAGACCTTGCCGATACCGCAGGACTCAAAGTCGAGGGGAGGCTGGTGCAGCGCATAAGGGCGCTCAACCCCAAGTTCATCATGGGTAAGGGCAAGCTTGCCGAACTGGAGGTCATCGCCCTGCAGGCCGATGCCGAAGTCATTCTTTTTGACCAGGAACTTTCTGCCGCCCAGATGCGCAACCTCGCAAAGCTGACCGAACGCAAGATTATTGACCGCACCCAGCTCATTCTGGATATATTTGCCCAGCACGCCACCACCAGAGCCGGAAAGCTGCAGGTGGAAATGGCTCAGCTTAAGTACACCATGCCCAGACTGGTTGGAAAGAACAGGGCCATGTCCAGGCTTATGGGCGGTATCGGCGGACGTGGGCCCGGTGAAACCAAGCTTGAAATAGACCGCCGCCGCATCAAGGACAAACTGACCAAGCTCGGCGATGAACTGAAAAAAGTCAGCAGACATCGTGGATTCACCCGTGAAAGACGTGCCAGTGCCGGAGTCCCGGTTGTCTCGCTTGTGGGCTATACCAATGCGGGAAAATCCACCCTGCTCAATACCCTGACCAACAGCGGGGTTATTGCGGAAGACAAGCTCTTCGCCACGCTCGATCCGACAAGCAGGCGCATCCGCTTTCCGCGGGAGCAGGAATTGATTTTGACCGACACGGTCGGATTTATTCGCCAACTCCCAAAGGAACTCAAAGAGGCCTTCAGGGCGACGCTTGAGGAGCTTGAGGCTGCCGATGTCCTTTTGCATGTCTGTGATGCGTCACACCCAGAGGTGGAGGAACACATCGCCGCTGTGGAGCGTATTCTTGAAGATATGGACCTTCACGAAGTCGAGCGAATTCTGGTGCTCAACAAATGGGACCGGCTTGATGATGAGCAGCGCGAGCTGATGTCTAATACCTATCCGCAGGGTATCCCTGCCAGTGCCGTAAAGCGTTGCTCGCTTGATCGGCTGGTGCAGGAGATTATGACTGTTCTTGAAAGGCTGGACCGGGTTCCCGATTGATGCAGGTCCGCATTATCCGTTGTTGTTTTATACCTTTAACATAGTGTAATGCTTTTTTTGCTTTATTTTGGCGGCAGGTTTGCATATATATTTTATACAAACCGCTTTTTCCGTATTGCCTTGATGACTTTTAGTTTGTAAACAGGCTTTGTTACCGAGCCGGCCTGCCGGGCGGTAAAATTTATCTATACGGGTATTCGGAGGAAGACATGGCCAAGGAAGAAGCCATTGAAGTGGAAGGTGTTGTGCAGGAAGCCCTGCCCAATGCCATGTTTCGCGTGGAACTGGAAAACGGACACGTGATTCTGGGACATATTTCCGGCAAGATGCGCAAACATTACATTCGTATTTTGCCCGGAGACAAGGTCAAGGTGGAACTCTCGCCGTACGACCTTACCAGGGGGCGCATAACTTTCCGCATGAAATAATTATCCGGATATCCGGCAGCGCAGCCGGGGGGCATATGAGTTCAAAAGGTGTGGTGAGCTGGTTCAACGACATTAAGGGATTCGGCTTCATTGTTGACGAAGCCGGGCGCGATATATACGTGCATTATGCCGAAGTGATCCGCGACGGGTTCAAAACCCTGAATGTGGGCGAAAAGGTTGTTTTTGATGTTGTTGACGCCGACAGCGCCCCCAAGGCAATTGATGTGCGAATAGTCAGTTACTGATGATCCGGCGTAAAAGGTTTACGGCTTAGCCGTTCAAATGTTGAAATATTGAAAACCGGTACGGTGCTTAAGCAGCCGTGCCGGTTTTTTTGTTTCATGCTTTTGCAATCAGGTTAAGTCTACGCCATGCGCTCAATCAGGATTCGTGACAGTTAATCTGATCGCTGGTTATCTCTGGCCCGCTTCGTTCTTGGTCGGTTCAAGCACCGCATCCACATTCACTTCGCGTTCGGTAAGTTTATTATCAATAATTTCATATCGGGTCAGTTTCCAGTCTACATGGTCTATGAAGTCGACCTTGGCCCAACCTTCCGGCGGCAGTCTTTTGACCAGTTCTTCAAGAAAATCCTCTATGTCTATATAGTGTCCTTCGTAATCTACATTCAGGATTTTGTCTTTATAGACGATTTTTTCAAACGGGAGTTCAAGCCTTATGTCTTCGAAGTCCTGTTCGGACAATCCGCTGACATCCCCGTACACTCTCACATCTTCCATTATTCCTCCGTTTCAGTTCTTCAGGCATCGCATGGATGGCGTAGACATGCTGCATTGG
This window harbors:
- the hflX gene encoding GTPase HflX, with protein sequence MKRINRLADRRYSDPCGFSNEQARELSFLSHEIGRQIGLLINRQGRPEMILIGDPGSIYIPELPRARQAEGRLRGLRLLHTHISGENLSEEDLMDMVFLRLDSVTVLAAEPHGEPDFVQYAYLLPPGAGSKPYEQLPPVRWDRSDMDLPAQIKALEDEFRRADRTRDTTDKRERAIVVSVSQDPKPVQERSLDELEDLADTAGLKVEGRLVQRIRALNPKFIMGKGKLAELEVIALQADAEVILFDQELSAAQMRNLAKLTERKIIDRTQLILDIFAQHATTRAGKLQVEMAQLKYTMPRLVGKNRAMSRLMGGIGGRGPGETKLEIDRRRIKDKLTKLGDELKKVSRHRGFTRERRASAGVPVVSLVGYTNAGKSTLLNTLTNSGVIAEDKLFATLDPTSRRIRFPREQELILTDTVGFIRQLPKELKEAFRATLEELEAADVLLHVCDASHPEVEEHIAAVERILEDMDLHEVERILVLNKWDRLDDEQRELMSNTYPQGIPASAVKRCSLDRLVQEIMTVLERLDRVPD
- the infA gene encoding translation initiation factor IF-1; translated protein: MAKEEAIEVEGVVQEALPNAMFRVELENGHVILGHISGKMRKHYIRILPGDKVKVELSPYDLTRGRITFRMK
- a CDS encoding cold shock domain-containing protein; its protein translation is MSSKGVVSWFNDIKGFGFIVDEAGRDIYVHYAEVIRDGFKTLNVGEKVVFDVVDADSAPKAIDVRIVSY